From the Immundisolibacter sp. genome, the window CGGCGACAGGTGGCCGTGCAGCACGTAATACAGTCCCTGGAAGCCGCTTGCCTGGTCGATGGCCTGCACGTCGGCCGGGCTTTCCACCACGCACAGCAGGCTGTGGTCGCGCCGCGGCGAGCTGCACACTGCGCAAACGTCCTGTTCGGTCAGGTTGCGACACTGGCTGCAACGGCCGACCCGCTCCATGGCCTCCAGCAGCACCTGCCCCAGCCGCCGGCCACCGTCGCGGTCGCGCACCAGCAGGTGGAAGGCCATGCGCCGGGCCGACTTGGGGCCGACGCCCGGCAGGCGCTGCAGGGCCTGCGTCAGTGCCTCGATAAGTCCCTGGGCCACGACGCCGTCGGATCAGAACGGCAGGTTCATGCCGGGCAGCTTCATGCCGCCCAGCGCGCTGTTCATGTGTTCCTGCGTGGCCTGTTCGACCTTGCGCAGGGCGTCGTTGACGGCGGCAGCGACCAGGTCTTCGAGCATGTCGCGATCGTCGCCGAGCAGGCCGGGGTCGATGCTGACCCGCCGCACCTGGTGGTTGCAGCTGATGGTCACGGTGACCAGCCCGCCGCCGGCGGCGCCGCTGACTTCGATGCCCGCCAGCGCCTGCTGCGCCTTTTGCATGGCCTCCTGCATGCGTTGGGCCTGTTGCATGAGCTGATTCATGTTGCCTTTCATGGGCGTTCCTCGTGTTCGTGGCGAGTGCCGAGTTTAGCGGGCGCGGCCCGGCCCGGGCGGCCTAATCGGTGCGGCCCAACCGGGGCGGCCTAATCGGCCGCTGCTTCAGAGCCGTCGATGATGCGCGCATCGAGTGTGTCCATCAGGCCGCGCACCAGCGGGTTGCTTTCCAATGTGCTGCGAGCCTGCGCCTGGCGCTCGGCCGCGGCGCGGGCCGATTGCTGCGCCGGCGTGTCGGCCGCGGCGGCCTGGTCGCTGAAGTCCACCCGTGCCGGCTGACCGATCAGGCCCGACAGGGCTTCGGTCAACGCTTGCCGGGTCGCCGGCGTGAGCAGGCCCCGGCTGCGGGCGTCCACTGCCAGCTCGAAATGGTTGTCCCGACGTTGCAGCAGCGCGCAGTGTTGTGCCAATTGATTGGCAGCCCCGCGCAGGCCGAGCTGCGCGGCGAGTGTGGCCCAGTCGTCGAGGGCTGCGGTCGGCTGCCGCGCGGTCGTTGGCGCTGCCGGTTGCCGGGGCGGCTCGATGGCCGCTGACGCCGCCGGTACGGGCCTGGCGGTTGGTCTTTCAGCCGCTCCCGATGTCCGGACCGTCGTCGCTGGAGCCGTCGACACCGGCGCGGGGCGGCTTGCCGGCGGCGCTGCCGGGGCGGCCTTTTGCGGTTCCGGCCGCCGCGTGGGCGCGTCCTCGCCGCCGTCCGGGCGGAACACCAGCAGGCGCAGCAGCAGCATTTCAAGGCCGCTGGCCGGGTCCGGCGCCAGCGGCAGGTCGCGGCGGCCGATCAGCGCCATCTGGTAGTAGAGCTGCACGTCCTCGGCGGCGATGCGATGGGCGAGTGCATCGACCACCGCCGGGTCGGCATCGGCGGCCAGACTGGCGCCCGGTACCGCCTGGCACAGCGCCACCTGGTGCAGCAGGCGCAGCAGGTCGTCCAGCACGGCGGCCGGGTCGGCGGCCTGGGCGTTGGTTTCGGCCAGCGCCGCCAGCAGGGCCGGGCCGTCGCCATCGGCCAGGGCGTTCAGCAGCCGCACGGCATGGCTGCGGTCCAGCGTGCCCAGCATGGCGCGCACCGCATCGGCATGCAGTTCGCCGCCGCCGTGCGCCAGCGCCTGGTCGAGCAGGCTCAGCGCGTCGCGCATGCTGCCGGCCGCGGCGCGTGCCAGCAGTTCCACGGCGGCCGCATCCGGCGCGATCTGCTCGGCCAGCAGCACGCGTGTCAGTTGTCCGCCGACCTGCTCCGGCGTCAACGCGCGCAGGTTGAACTGCAGGCAGCGCGACAGGATGGTGGCCGGAATCTTCTGCGGGTCGGTGGTGGCCAGCAGGAACTTGATGTGCGGCGGCGGTTCTTCAAGGGTCTTGAGCAGCGCGTTGAAGCTGCTCTTGGAGAACATGTGCACCTCGTCGATGAGGTACACCTTGTAGCGGCCCTGCGTGGGCGCGTACTGGACGTTTTCGAGCAGGTCGCGGGTGTCGTCGACGCCCGTGCGCGAGGCGGCATCGACCTCGATCATGTCCATGAAGCGCCCGGCGTCGATGGCGGTGCAGGCCGCGCACTGGCCGCAGGGCTCGACGCTGACGCCCTGCTCGCAGTTCAGCGCCTTGGCGAACAGGCGGGCGACGGTGGTCTTGCCGACGCCCCGGGTGCCGGTGAACAGATACGCGTGGTGCAGGCGATCGCTGGCCAGGGCATTGGTCAGGGCGCGGCGCACGTGCTCCTGACCGACCATGTCGGCGAAGCGGCGCGGCCGCCACTTGCGGGCGAGCGCCTGGTAGCTCACAAGACGCACGCAAACATGAGGGCGGCGGAACCTGCCAGCCGGGCCCCGGCGCCTGAATCGTTCGCTACCGTTGCTCCCTTCCGGGCCTGGCGGGGTTCACGAGCTATCACCGCGGGGAGACTGACAGGCCCGCCATTGAACCGAACACATCGACAGAACTGGCGGAGAGGGAGGGATTCGAACCCTCGATACGCTTTTGACGTATACACACTTTCCAGGCGTGCTCCTTCAACCACTCGGACACCTCTCCGGGAATCGGCCCCGGCCATGAGGAGCATCGAGTACGGCCGGATGGCGGCGCGGCAGACCCGCGCCAAGATCAACTCACGCGCGAGTAGTACTCGACGACGAAGTTTTCCTGCACCTCGAGCGGGATGTCGGCGCGTTCGGGCATGTGCCGGAAGGTGCCGGTCATCGTGCTGGCGTCCATGTCCAGGTACTCGGGCAGGCTCAGCGACGGCGACTGCAGGGTCTCCACGATCACCGGATGCTGGCGGCTGCCTTCGTGCACGCCGATCACGTCACCGGGACGCAGCGGGTAGCTCGGAATGTCCACGCGCCGGCCGTTGACCGTGATGTGGCCGTGCTTTACCACCTGGCGGGCGGCCGGGATGGTCGGCGCGAAGCCGAGGCGGAACACCACGTTGTCCAGGCGCGATTCGAGCAGCGCCAGCAGGTTTTTGCCGGTGTCGCCCTTGCGGCTGGCGGCGGCCTTGAAGTAATTGCGAAGCTGACGCTCGCCAAGGCCGTAGTTGTAGACCAGCTTCTGCTTCTCATCCAGGCGCAGGCGATAGTCGCTGGGCCGGCCGCGGCGGGCGCCGTGCTGGCCGGGCGGGTTGGCGCGCACGCCGTCGGTCTTGCGGGTAAGACCCGGCAGCTGCTGCTGAAAACGCCGTACAACCCTGAGCCGGGGACCGGTATACCGTGCCATCGATGCTGTGTCCTGACCTGAAAAAAACGCCGGGCGGGTGCCCGGCGGTTCAAAAACAAGGGGGCTATGTTACCCGCGCCGGCGTGTGGGTTTCAAGCCGCCGCTGCTGCGCACCGGCCGGCTGGCCGTCGCCGGGCGCACGGACACGCTGGCCAGCTCGGCCGCAGTGGCCTCGCGGTACTGGCCACGGCCGAGCGCGCGCGGCAGCTGCAAGGGCCCGAAGCGCACCCGCAGCAGCCGGCTGACGACGATGCCCTGCGAGGCCCACAGGCGGCGCACCAGGCGATTGCGGCCCTCGTCGACGGTGACGTTGTACCAGTGGTTGCGCCCCTCGCCGCCGCCGTCGGTGATGATCACGAAGCGGGCCGGACCGTCCTCCAGTTCCACGCCGGCGCGCAGCCGCTCCAGCATGGCCGCGTCCACGTCGCCATTGACGCGCACCGCGTATTCGCGCTGCAGGTGGTTCGAGGGGTGCATCAGCCGGTTGGCCAGGGCGCCGTCGGTGGTCAGCAGCAGCAGGCCGGAGCTGCTGATGTCCAGGCGCCCGACGCTGATCCAGCGCCCGGTCGGCAACGGCGGCAGGCGGTCGAACACGGTCGGTCGGCCCTGCGGGTCGTGGCGGGTGCAGACCTCGCCTTCCGGCTTGTGGTAGATCAGAAGCCGTGTCTTGGCCGGCGCCGCCAGCGTGACCGGCTGGCCATCCACGGTGATGCGATCGGCGCCGGTCACGCTCTGGCCGAGCACCGCCGGCTGATCGTTGACGTGCACGCGCCCGGCGCGGATCCAGTCCTCGATCTGCCGCCGCGAGCCCAGGCCCACCTGCGCCAATACCTTGTGCAGCCGCTCGCCGGCGGGTGGATGCTTGCGCTCAGTTGGCATGGTCGGCCGCCTCCGGCGGCAGCATTGACAGTTGCAGATCGCCCACCCGCTCATCGTCGGGGTTGGCCAGGTCCGCCAGCGCCGGCAGTTGGCTGAGGCTGCGCAGGCCGAAGTAGTCCAAGAAGGCCTTGGTGGTGCCAAACACGGCCGGCCGGCCCGGTACCTCGCGGTGGCCGAGCACGCGCACCCAGCCGCGGTCGAGCAAGGATTTGATCATGCCGCTGCCCAGCGTGACGCCGCGGATGTCCTCGATATCGGCGCGCGTCACCGGCTGGCGGTAGGCGATGATGGCAAGCGTCTCGAGCACCGCGCGCGAGTAGCGCGGCGCCCGTTCGGCCAGCAGCGGCGCCACCGCCGCGGCATGCACGGCGCGCACCTGGTAGCGGTAGCCGCTGGCGGTGTGCACCAACTCCAGCGCACGGTCCGCGCACTCCAGGGTTAGCTGGTCGATGGCGCGGGTGATGTCGGCGCGGGTTGCCGTCTGGCCTTGCGGCAGCAGGCGCTGCAGGCGCTCCACGTCCAGCGGCTCGCTGGCCACCAGCAGGGCCGCCTCGATGACGCGCAGCAGGTCCATCAGGCGGCCGGGCGCAGGTAGATCGGTCCGAAGGCCTCGGCCTGGCCAAGCTCGATCAGGCGTTCGCGCACCAGTTCCAGGATGGCCAGGAAGCTCACCACCACCCCGGCGCGGCCCTCGGCCGGCTGCAGCAGCGACAGCAGGGGCGTGAACTCACCGGCCGTCAGGCGCTGCAAAATCAGGCTCATGCGCTCGCGCACCGACAGCGGCTCGCGGCGCACGTGGTGGTGCACCTTGAGCGCGCCGCGGGCCAGCACTTCGGTCATCGCGCCGAGCAGCTCGGCAAGGCTGACCTGCGCCTCCGGCGCCGGCTGGTCCAGCTCCGGCAGCGCCACCGAGAGCGGCAGCACATCGCGGCCGAACTGCGGTCGCAGCGCCAGTGCCTCGCTGGCATGACGAAAGCGTGCGTAGTCCTGCAGGCGGCGCACCAGCGCCGCGCGCGGGTCGTCCTCTTCGGTGTCGCCGGCCGGGCGCGGCAGCAGCATGCGCGATTTGATTTCCGTCAGCACCGCCGCCATGACCAGGTAATCGGCCGCCAGCTCCAGGCGCAGGTCGCGCATCAGGTCGACGTAGGCCATGTACTGCGCCGCCACTTCGGCCACCGGGATGTCCAGGATGTCCAGGTTCTGGCGCCGGATCAGCCACAGCAGGAAATCGAGCGGCCCCTCGAAGGCATCCAGGAACACCTCCAGCGCGTCCGGAGGGATGTAGAGGTCTTCCGGCAGGCGCGTCAGGCGCTCGCCGTGCACGCGGGCGAGGGGCAGTTCCTGCTGCGCCGGCGCTGCGGCCGTGTCGGTGTCGGCGCTCAGCGGTAGCCCAGCCCCATGACCTGGCGCACCTCGTCCAGGGTCTCGCGAGCGTGCTCGCGGGCCTGCTCGCAGCCGCCAGCGATGATCTCGCGCACCAGGCCGGGGTCGTCCTCGAACGGCCGCGCACGTTCGCGAAACAACGAAAGCTCGGCTTGCACCGCATCGATCAGCGGCTTCTTGCAGTCTAGACAGCCGATAGCGGCGCTGCGGCAACCTTCCTGTACCCAGGCGCGCTGTGCATCGTCCGAGTAGACCTGATGCAGGCTCCAGACCGGGCACTTTTCAGGATCGCCGGGGTCGCTGCGGCGCACGCGCGCCGGGTCGGTGGGCATGGTGCGCAGTTTTTGCGCCACCGCGTCCGGATCCTCGCGCAAGCCGATGGCGTTGCCGTAGGACTTGGACATCTTGCGCCCGTCCAGGCCCGGCATGCGGGCAGTTGCGGTCAGCAGCGGCTGCGGCTCGGGCAGCACGATGATGCCGCTGCCTTCCAGGTTGCCCAGCAGCCGCTCGCGATCGCCAAGGCTGATGTTGGCCTGGCCACGGATCAGCGCCTGCGCCACGGCCAGCGCTTCCTGGTCGCCGCGTTCCTGATAGGCGCGGCGGTTGTCCTCGTAAAGCTGGGCCTGTTTGCGGCCGAGCTTGCGCAGCGCTGCCTGCACGCGGCTCTCGAAATCCACCTCGCGCCCATAAAGATGGTTGAAGCGCCGCGCCACCTCGCGCGTCAGTTCCAGATGCGCCACCTGGTCCTCGCCCACCGGCACCAGGGTCGCCTTGTAGGCCAGGATGTCGGCGCCCTGCAGCAGCGGGTAGCCAAGAAAGCCATAGGTGGCCAGATCCTTGTCCCGCAGCTGTTCCTGCTGATCCTTGTAGGTGGGCACCCGTTCGAGCCAGCCCAGCGGCGTGATCATCGACAGCAGCAGGTGCAGTTCGGCGTGCTCCGGCACCCGCGACTGCACGAACAGCACCGCGCTGCCCGGATCGACGCCGGCCGCCAGCCAGTCGACGATCATGTCCTGCGTGTGCTCGGCGACCTGCTGCGGGTGTTCGTAGTCGGTGGTCAGCGCGTGCCAGTCGGCGGCGAAGAAAAAGCAGCGGTGCTGGTGCTGCAGGCGCACCCAGTTCTTCAGCACCCCGTGGTAGTGACCCAGGTGCAGGCGCCCGGTCGGGCGCATGCCGGACAGGACGCGATCATGAGGCGCGGCCACAGTGTTCAAGCAGACCCTCCCAGGCCAACCAGTGTCAATAGTATTTCGTTGAGCAGGCCGATGGCCGGCTGCAACAGCCGGCCGAGCACCCCGGTCATCAGCAGCGCCAGCACGATCATCAGCCCGTAGGGTTCCAGGGCCGCGAAGCGAGCTGCCTGCCGATTGGGCAGGATACCGGTCAGCACCCGCCCGCCGTCCAGTGGCGGTACCGGCACCAGGTTCAGCACCATCAGGATCAGGTTGATGGCGACGCCGGCCTGGGCCATGAAAAACAGCGGCTGCGCCGCCCACGGCAGCGTGTTCAAAAACGCCACCGACAGGCGCAGCAGCAGCACCCAGCCGATGGCCATGACCAGGTTCGACAGGGGGCCGGCCGCCGCCACGATGGCCATGTCCCGCTTGGGGTTGCCAAGATTGCGGTAGTCGACCGGCACCGGCTTGGCCCAACCGAACAGGAAGCCGCCGGGCAGCAGCAGCATGACCAGCGGCACCAGCACGGTACCGATCGGGTCGATGTGCCGGAGCGGATTCAGCGTCAGGCGGCCCAGCATCTGCGCCGTGCGGTCGCCCAGGCGCCGCGCGACGTAGCCATGCGCCACCTCGTGCACGGTGATGGCGAACAGGACCGGCAGGGCCCAGATGGCGATTTTTTGCGGCAGGGAGAAATCGAGCATGGTGGCGCCGTGGGAAAGGCGCGTGGGCGCCGGAGTGTCTCAGCGGCCCTGGTAGTGGCCGGGACGCTTCTCGAAGAAGGCCGCCAGCGCCTCGGCGTGATCGTCGGTGCCGTGGCAGGCCGCCTGCAGCGCCGCGCTGTAATCCAGGAAGTGTTTCAGGTCCATGGCCTGGCCGGCGCGCAGCAGGCGCTTGGCCAGGCGCAGCGCCTGCGGCGGCTTGCCGGCGATCTGCGCGGCCAGTTGCCGGGCCCGCGCCATCAGGTCGGCCGGCGGCAGCACTTCGAGCACGATGCCCAGGCGCAGCGCCTCGTCGGCATCCACCAGGCGGCCGGTGAAGGTCAGTTCCGCCGCCCGCTGGTGGCCGAGCGCGCGCGGCAGGAACCACGCCCCGCCGTCGCCCGGAATGATGCCCAGGTTCAGAAAGGTCTCGCCAAAGCGCGCCGTGGTCGATGCCAGGCGCAGGTCGCACATCATGGCGACGTCGAAGCCCGCGCCGACCGCCGCGCCGTTCACGGCGGCGATCACCGGCACTTCGAGTTCGTACAGCGCCAGCGGAATGCGCTGGATGCCCAGGCGATAGGACTGCTGGATGTCCATGGCGCTGCCGGCGAAGATGCCGTCCTTGGCCTGCATCTTCTTGACGTTGCCGCCCGACGAGAAGGCCTCGCCAGCGCCGGTCACGATCAGCACCGAGATGTCCGGCCGGGTCGGGATGGCCGACAGCACCGACACGATCTCGTCGATCATGCCCTCGTCGCTGATGGCGTTGCGCGTGGCCGGCTGGTTGAAGGTGAGGGTGGCGACGCGCTCGGCAACCTCGAAACTGACGTGCTGGTAGCTCATGAACGATCCGGGTGGGTTACAGCGTGCAGCGGCCGGCGTCGACCACGTGCGCAGCAATGCGCTGGCGCAGCGCCATCACGTCGGCGGCCGGCCGGGTCACGGTGGGGGTGGCGATGCCAAGGTGCGTGGCCGCCTCGGCGGCCAGTTGCGCCACCTGCGCGGCGGCCTGCGCCAGCACCAGCTGCGCCACGTCCTCGTGCACCGGCTGGCGGTGTGGGTGGTAGGCCACGCGCAGCGCGGTCGACTCGGCCAGATAGATGGCCGTCATCATGTCGGCCAGGTGCGCCATCAGTTCCTGGTCTACATCGAAGCCCTTGCCGCTGCCGTGTTTTTCCAGGGCCGCGCTGAAACAGCGGGCATGGGCCAGTTTCAGACTGGCCAATAGGTCGTCCCCGGCGCTGCCGGTCAGGCCCAGTTCGCCGGCACCGAGCTTTTTCAGCAGCGTGCGCGGCATGACGATGCGGTTGATCTCGTTGGTGCCCTCGTAGATGCGGGCGATGCGCGCGTCGCGCAGGTACTTGGCCGCCGGGTATTCCTCCAGAAAGCCGTAGCCGCCGAACATCTGCAGCGACTCGTCGGCCACCCGGCCCAGCAGTTCCGAGCCGGCGATCTTGGCGATCGAGCATTCCAGTGCGAAATCCTGCAGCGCCGCCAGCTTGGCCTCGCTGCTGCGCCCGCCGGCGTTGGTCAGCGCGTCGATGGCGCCGCCGGCGCGGTAGATGGCGCTCTCGACGGCGTAGATGTCGGCCGCCGCCTGGCCGATCTTGCGCCGGATCATGCCGAAGTCGGCGATGCGCTGGCCGAACTGCTTGCGCCCGACGGCGTAGTCGAGCGCCGCGTCGAGCGCGCACTTGGCGCTGCCCAGCGCCGTGCCGCCCAGCTTGTAGCGGCCGTTGTTCAGGATGTTGAAGGCGATCACATGCCCGCGGCCGATCTGCCCCAGCACGTGCTCGCGCGGGATGCGCGCGTCCTGCAGGATGACCTGGCACGTGGATGAGCCGTGCATGCCGAGCTTGTGTTCCTCGGCGCCCAGGCTCACGCCCGGCGCGTCGAAAGGCACGATGAAGCAGGTGAAGCCGCTGGCGCCGTCCACCTCGCCCTGCACCTTGGCGAACACGAAGCCGACGTCGGCGATGCCGGCGTTGGTGATGAACTGCTTGGTGCCGGTCAGGCGCCAATCGTTGCCGTCCAGCACGGCCGTGGTGCGCGCGGCCAGTGCGTCGGAGCCGGAGCCCGGCTCGGTCAGGCAGTAGCAGCCGCGAAGTTCGCCGCTGGCGAAGCCGGGCAGCCAGGCAGCCTTTTGCGCGTCCGTTCCGAACAGCGCCACCGGCAGTGAGCCGATGCCGTTTTGCACCATCAGCGTCAGCATGAAGGACTGCTCGCGGCCGGTGCTCTCGAGCACCCGCATCGACACCGGCAGCGGCAGGTCGAGGCCACCGTACTGCTCGGGCAGGTCGAGCATGGTCAGGCCAAGTTCGGACGCCTGCTGCATCAGGCCCGCCAGCACGCCGGGCGTCTTGGCCTCGATGTCGGCCAGCCTGGGCCACACCTGCTCGTCGCAAAAGCGCCGGGCGGTATCGAACAGCGCCTGATCCTCGGCGCTGAAGTGCTCGGGCGTGAAGGTCGCGCCCGGCGCCTGCGCCGGGTCCAGGAAGGTGCCGCCGTGTGTGTCACTCATGATCGGTTCGTCAGCGGGAATGGGTCAGCGGCTTGGGTGCCGTCACTTCGGCGCCAGCCGGATGGCGCCGTCCAGGCGGATGGTCTCGCCGTTCAGCAGCACGTTCTCGACGATGGCCTGCACCAGCGCCGCGTACTCGGCCGGATCGCCCAGGCGCGGCGGAAACGGCACGCTGGCGCCCAGGCTCTGCTGCACGGATTCGGGCAGCGATTCTAGCATCGGGGTCCGAAACAGCCCCGGCGCGATGCTCATCACGCGGATGCCGTGGCGGGCGAACTCACGCGCCAGCGGCAGCGTCATGCCGACCACGCCGCCCTTGGATGCCGAATACGCGGCCTGGCCGATCTGGCCGTCGAAGGCGGCCACCGAGGCGGTGTTGACGATCACGCCGCGTTCGCCGTCGGCGCGCGGCGCGTTGCCCTGCATGCGCACGGCGGCCAGGCGCACCAGGTTGAAGGTGCCGATCAGGTTGATGCCGATGGTGCGCGCGAACTGCTCCAGCGGCATGGGGCCGGTCTTGCCCAGCGTCAGCCCGGCGCCGACCACCCCGGCGCAGCTGACCGCCAGATCGAGCCCGCCCAGCGTCGCGAGGCCGTCGTCGAGCGCCGCTTCCAGCGCCGCGCCGTCGGTCACGTCGACGGCGCGGAAGCATGCCCGCGGGCCGAGTGCCGCGACGGCCGCGGCGCCGGCGTCGGCATTCACATCCAGCAGCAAGGCCTGCCCACCGGCCGCGATCACCCGTCCGGCCGTGGCCAGACCCAAACCGGATGCGCCGCCGGTGACGACGGCACGAATACCTTCGAATTGCATGGAGAACCTCAGGGAACGCTTTTTCAGGGCGATGCTGACGCGGCGGGCGGTCGCTTGTCCAGCATCCCCTGCATCGAAGGTGGGGGCAGAAAGTGATGGCTCGCGCCCCGATCGGCGGCGCTGCGCGCGTGGCTGGCCGGATCCGTCAGCGCACTGGCAGGACCGCCCGGCTGCCTTGCACAGCCGGGCCTCGAGCGCCGTCGGCCGCCCTCAGAGCAGGAAGCTCAGGTTCGGCGACTGGATGATGGACTGGTCGATGGCGGCATCGCGCCGGGCGATCCGAAAGCCGTCGCCCGCGATGCGCAGCCGGTCCTTGCGCCGGGCGCCCAGGATGAACGGCACCGGTTCACTGGCACGCACGCGGTAGATCAGCAGGCGACTGTCGACGTCGATCGCGTCCGCCTCGTCGGTTGCCCGGCGGGCGCGGATGTTGGTGACGAAGTAGTTGTAGATGCTGGGCGGGTTCTCGGCCGTGGTAGTGGTCGGGTTGCCCAGCAGGTTGGTGCGCACTTTCAGGCTGACGTGGTTGTCGTCGAAGTAGGGATTGCCGATGCCGACCTGGCGCCGGGTGCCGTGCTCGTAGAACTCCGGGAAGCCGACGCGGTAGTGGATGTCCTCGGCCAGCAGGGCGAACCATTTCACATACTGACGCTGCGACAGCAGGTCGGCTTCGTCGTAATAGAAGTCGCACAGGCGGCGGTAGAGCGCGTCTTCAACGACGCGCGGGGCGGTCTCGGTGCTCACTCGGAACTCTCCAGAAAAAGGCGAGCTGCCGGCCGCATCCGGGCCGGCGGCAATGGTTGGCGACGGATTTCAGCGCGCGCCGGACATGTAGGCGCGCCACTGCAGCAGGTTGTTGAATTCCGTGACCTCGCAGTAGTTCGACGGGTAGGCAACGCCGGGGCCGGCCCAGTCGGCAATCGGCCGGTCGCGGTAGTTCAGCGCCACCTGGAAATTCACGTCCAGGGTGCGCGAGATCTCCCCCTCGCTGCCGCGCTGGATGCCGTGCCAGGCTTCGGCATCGTCCTGATCGAAGGTGCCACCGGCGGTGAAGGTGCGCACGCCGGCCAGCATGGCCTGGTGTTTCAGTGCCTCGCCGGCTTCTTCCTCGGCCAGGAACCAGTTCCAGATTTCGGTGCGGTTCACGGCGATTGGTTGCCAGACGCGGATGGCGAAGAAGTTCACGATCGGCTCGCGCTGCATGTCGAAGCTGACCGGGCCGTAAACCCAAGAGAAATTGGGGAACACCGTGCCGACCGACGCGATGCAGCGCTTGAACAGCTGGAACTGTTCCGGTTTCAGGGTGCGCTCGTACAGCGCGACCAGTTCCGGATCGTGGCCCATCCATTCCGGCATTTCGGCCGGGCCTTGCGTCCAGATGCCGTTGTAGGGGCCGGCGTGGACCGACGGGCTGTCGAGCAGCGCCCTGTGGATCATGGCGCGGGCACCGCCGCCACCGGCCAGGGTGGCATCCACGATCGGGCCGTGGACCTTGACCGCGTGCGGACCGTCGGCGCCGAAGTTCAGCGGGCCGAGCTTCCAGTTGTTGGTGGGGCTCCAGCGGTGCGGCAGGCCGAGCACGGTCATGCCCTTGGGCGTGCGGCCGAACATGATGTCCAGGTACCAGCGGGCATCGCCCAGGTGCTCGTCCAGCGACGGTGCGTCGTGATTCCAGGTGGCGAACACCAGGCCGGCGTAGCTGCCCACGCGCGCCTGGCGCAGGTCCAGGCTGCGAAAATCGACCTTGCCGCCGTAGGTGTCGTCCTCGGCAGTTGCCACCAGGGCGCCGCTGGTGCCAAAGACCCAGCCATGATAGGGGCAGGTGAAGCCGCGGCCGTGGCCGCTGTCGGTGCGGCACACCAGGGTGCCGCGGTGGGTGCAGCTGTTCAGCAGCACGCGCACCCGGCCCTTGTCGTCGCGCACCAGGATGACCGGGTCGTTACCCATCTTGCGGGTGACGTAATCGCCGTTTCTCGGAATTTCCGACTCGTGGCCGATGTACAGCCAGGTGCGCGTGAAGATGCGCTGCAGCTCCAGGCGAAACAGGTTCTCGTCGGTAAAGATCAGGCGGCTGGCGGTGGCGTTCTCGACGTCCACCAGGCGCTCGATTTCAGACGGTTGCCATCCTTGTTCGATCTGCATGGGTCATTCCTCCGTGAATTGACTGGTGCATCACCGGGTCTGAACGACCGTTCGGCTTTGGCTATTGTTCATCAGCGCAGCGTGCGGATGCAAACGGGCGAACGGCTTGCCGCCCGGCCGGCTGCGCTGCCTGTCAGGCGCCACCGGGATCGTCATCCGCCCGGCCGCCGATGGTCTGCGCGGCCTGCGCCGACACGCTGCGCAGGTGCACGTCCCGTTGCGGGAAGGGGATTTCGATGCCGGCCTCGCGCAGCGCCTGGTGGATGGCCATGTGCAACTCGTGCTGGGCCGGAATCGAATCCTGCAGCGTGCGCACATAGGCGCGGACCTCGAATTCCAGCGCACTGTCGCCGAAACGGGTGAACAACACCTGCGGCGCCGGCTCGCGCGTCAACCTCGGGTTGGCGTGCACCACGTCCAGCAGTATCTGCTGCGCCACGGCCGGATCGG encodes:
- a CDS encoding crotonase/enoyl-CoA hydratase family protein translates to MSYQHVSFEVAERVATLTFNQPATRNAISDEGMIDEIVSVLSAIPTRPDISVLIVTGAGEAFSSGGNVKKMQAKDGIFAGSAMDIQQSYRLGIQRIPLALYELEVPVIAAVNGAAVGAGFDVAMMCDLRLASTTARFGETFLNLGIIPGDGGAWFLPRALGHQRAAELTFTGRLVDADEALRLGIVLEVLPPADLMARARQLAAQIAGKPPQALRLAKRLLRAGQAMDLKHFLDYSAALQAACHGTDDHAEALAAFFEKRPGHYQGR
- a CDS encoding aromatic-ring-hydroxylating dioxygenase subunit beta codes for the protein MSTETAPRVVEDALYRRLCDFYYDEADLLSQRQYVKWFALLAEDIHYRVGFPEFYEHGTRRQVGIGNPYFDDNHVSLKVRTNLLGNPTTTTAENPPSIYNYFVTNIRARRATDEADAIDVDSRLLIYRVRASEPVPFILGARRKDRLRIAGDGFRIARRDAAIDQSIIQSPNLSFLL
- a CDS encoding acyl-CoA dehydrogenase family protein, which encodes MSDTHGGTFLDPAQAPGATFTPEHFSAEDQALFDTARRFCDEQVWPRLADIEAKTPGVLAGLMQQASELGLTMLDLPEQYGGLDLPLPVSMRVLESTGREQSFMLTLMVQNGIGSLPVALFGTDAQKAAWLPGFASGELRGCYCLTEPGSGSDALAARTTAVLDGNDWRLTGTKQFITNAGIADVGFVFAKVQGEVDGASGFTCFIVPFDAPGVSLGAEEHKLGMHGSSTCQVILQDARIPREHVLGQIGRGHVIAFNILNNGRYKLGGTALGSAKCALDAALDYAVGRKQFGQRIADFGMIRRKIGQAAADIYAVESAIYRAGGAIDALTNAGGRSSEAKLAALQDFALECSIAKIAGSELLGRVADESLQMFGGYGFLEEYPAAKYLRDARIARIYEGTNEINRIVMPRTLLKKLGAGELGLTGSAGDDLLASLKLAHARCFSAALEKHGSGKGFDVDQELMAHLADMMTAIYLAESTALRVAYHPHRQPVHEDVAQLVLAQAAAQVAQLAAEAATHLGIATPTVTRPAADVMALRQRIAAHVVDAGRCTL
- a CDS encoding aromatic ring-hydroxylating dioxygenase subunit alpha, with product MQIEQGWQPSEIERLVDVENATASRLIFTDENLFRLELQRIFTRTWLYIGHESEIPRNGDYVTRKMGNDPVILVRDDKGRVRVLLNSCTHRGTLVCRTDSGHGRGFTCPYHGWVFGTSGALVATAEDDTYGGKVDFRSLDLRQARVGSYAGLVFATWNHDAPSLDEHLGDARWYLDIMFGRTPKGMTVLGLPHRWSPTNNWKLGPLNFGADGPHAVKVHGPIVDATLAGGGGARAMIHRALLDSPSVHAGPYNGIWTQGPAEMPEWMGHDPELVALYERTLKPEQFQLFKRCIASVGTVFPNFSWVYGPVSFDMQREPIVNFFAIRVWQPIAVNRTEIWNWFLAEEEAGEALKHQAMLAGVRTFTAGGTFDQDDAEAWHGIQRGSEGEISRTLDVNFQVALNYRDRPIADWAGPGVAYPSNYCEVTEFNNLLQWRAYMSGAR
- a CDS encoding SDR family NAD(P)-dependent oxidoreductase yields the protein MQFEGIRAVVTGGASGLGLATAGRVIAAGGQALLLDVNADAGAAAVAALGPRACFRAVDVTDGAALEAALDDGLATLGGLDLAVSCAGVVGAGLTLGKTGPMPLEQFARTIGINLIGTFNLVRLAAVRMQGNAPRADGERGVIVNTASVAAFDGQIGQAAYSASKGGVVGMTLPLAREFARHGIRVMSIAPGLFRTPMLESLPESVQQSLGASVPFPPRLGDPAEYAALVQAIVENVLLNGETIRLDGAIRLAPK